In Pseudomonas poae, a single genomic region encodes these proteins:
- a CDS encoding DUF3509 domain-containing protein, which translates to MDNPFQIITDTFTPNYRVNLSIQRLDGSIMLTLSNESGVVAKRMISAEQRNDPQRLKRLVQSIQFGIAIEQGHSAMEILAVMTDGDHKLLQRPPTSSLPFSVGL; encoded by the coding sequence ATGGACAATCCTTTTCAGATCATCACAGACACTTTCACGCCAAACTACCGTGTCAACCTGAGCATCCAACGGCTGGATGGCAGCATCATGCTCACTCTTTCCAATGAGTCGGGCGTAGTGGCCAAGCGCATGATCAGCGCTGAACAACGCAACGACCCGCAACGGCTTAAACGCCTGGTACAAAGCATTCAATTCGGCATTGCCATCGAGCAGGGCCATAGCGCCATGGAGATCCTGGCGGTGATGACCGATGGCGATCACAAACTGTTGCAACGACCGCCCACCAGTTCCCTGCCCTTCAGCGTCGGGCTTTAA
- a CDS encoding phosphate-starvation-inducible protein PsiE has protein sequence MKINWAEKLRQNVHELAESLGNLFVESFHYLALFAIGAVTAWAAVMEFLGMLENGHIKIDDILLLFIYLELGAMVGIYFKTNHMPVRFLIYVAITALTRLLISNVSHHNPPDIGIIYLCGGILLLAFSILVVRYASSAFPSVKVEGPRRKGEASLETEKGEL, from the coding sequence GTGAAAATCAACTGGGCCGAAAAGCTGCGCCAGAACGTCCATGAACTGGCCGAGTCCCTGGGCAACCTGTTTGTCGAGTCGTTCCACTACCTGGCGTTGTTCGCCATTGGTGCGGTGACCGCATGGGCGGCGGTGATGGAATTTTTGGGGATGCTGGAGAACGGGCACATCAAGATCGATGACATCTTGCTGCTGTTCATCTACCTGGAATTGGGCGCGATGGTCGGGATTTATTTCAAGACCAACCACATGCCCGTGCGCTTCCTGATCTACGTGGCGATCACCGCGCTGACGCGCCTGCTGATCTCCAACGTGTCCCACCACAACCCGCCTGATATCGGCATCATCTACCTGTGCGGTGGGATTTTGCTGTTGGCGTTCTCGATCCTGGTGGTGCGCTACGCCTCGTCGGCGTTTCCGTCGGTGAAGGTCGAAGGCCCGCGTCGCAAAGGCGAGGCGAGCCTGGAAACCGAGAAGGGTGAGCTTTAA
- a CDS encoding XRE family transcriptional regulator: protein MEALGQVIREVRVAAGLSREGCAQVLNRDHLAKVEQGRLAISVLKLYSLCECLGISLSLVLMAVEARMVGIDLEAYRHQQERDLNRLVGAGLLSSVINHGASRGVRGKRAEDNRLAIQTLQTEGLAKMEIVRRLGVSRATVDRYWLKR from the coding sequence TTGGAGGCTTTGGGGCAGGTCATAAGGGAAGTCCGGGTTGCTGCTGGGCTCAGTCGAGAGGGCTGTGCACAAGTCCTAAATCGAGATCATCTTGCCAAGGTCGAACAAGGACGCCTGGCCATTTCTGTTCTCAAACTCTATTCTTTATGCGAATGCCTAGGCATCTCCCTCAGCCTTGTGCTTATGGCTGTGGAGGCGCGCATGGTTGGTATCGACCTTGAAGCCTATCGGCATCAGCAAGAACGTGATTTAAACCGACTTGTCGGAGCTGGCCTGCTGAGTAGTGTTATCAATCATGGTGCGAGCCGCGGGGTACGTGGAAAGCGGGCAGAAGATAATCGTTTGGCCATCCAGACTTTGCAAACCGAAGGATTAGCAAAAATGGAGATCGTTCGTAGACTGGGTGTCAGTCGCGCCACAGTCGACCGTTATTGGCTGAAGCGATGA
- a CDS encoding response regulator, whose product MRILVIEDEVKTAEYVRQGLTECGYVVDCVHTGSDGLFLAKQHMYELIILDINLPEMDGWQVLELLRRKDCSSRIMMLTARSRLIDKVRGLENGADDYLIKPFEFPELLARVRALMRRSDSAASVEIIRVADLELDQSRHRAFRDGQRIDLTTKEFALLHYLMRNTGIVLSRTQIISQVWDMNFDCDTNVVEVSIRRLRAKMDDPFESKLIHTLRGVGYVLEKR is encoded by the coding sequence ATGCGAATTCTGGTAATTGAGGATGAAGTAAAAACTGCTGAATATGTACGCCAGGGCCTCACTGAGTGCGGATATGTAGTGGATTGCGTACATACCGGCTCTGACGGGCTATTTCTGGCCAAGCAGCACATGTACGAACTCATTATTCTAGATATCAATCTTCCAGAGATGGATGGTTGGCAAGTTCTAGAACTATTACGACGGAAAGATTGCTCTTCGCGTATTATGATGCTCACTGCCCGCAGCCGACTAATCGATAAAGTCAGAGGTTTGGAGAATGGAGCTGATGACTACCTAATTAAACCCTTCGAATTCCCCGAATTGCTTGCTCGAGTTCGCGCATTGATGCGTAGGTCGGATAGTGCTGCATCTGTAGAAATTATTCGCGTAGCTGACCTTGAGTTGGATCAAAGCCGCCACAGAGCGTTCAGAGATGGTCAGCGTATAGACTTGACAACAAAGGAGTTTGCTCTGCTGCACTATCTAATGCGGAATACGGGCATTGTTCTGAGCCGCACACAAATCATATCTCAAGTGTGGGATATGAATTTTGACTGCGACACTAATGTCGTTGAGGTTTCCATAAGAAGACTTAGAGCCAAGATGGACGACCCTTTTGAGAGTAAGTTAATTCACACACTTAGAGGCGTGGGATATGTTCTAGAAAAACGCTAG